A genomic segment from Sciurus carolinensis chromosome 1, mSciCar1.2, whole genome shotgun sequence encodes:
- the Sike1 gene encoding suppressor of IKBKE 1, translating into MNCTIEKILTDAKTLLERLREHDAAAESLVDQSAALHRRVAAMREAGTALPDQYQEDASDVKDMSRYKPHILLSQENTQIRDLQQENRELWVSLEEHQDALELIMSKYRKQMLQLMVAKKAVDAEPVLKAHQSHSAEIESQIDRICEMGEVMRKAVQVDDDQFCKIQEKLAQLELENKELRELLSISSESLQVRKENSVDTASQPIK; encoded by the exons ATGAACTGCACCATCGAGAAGATCCTGACAGACGCCAAGACACTGCTGGAAAGGCTGCGGGAGCATGATGCGGCAGCCGAGTCGCTGGTGGATCAGTCGGCCGCGCTGCACCGGAGGGTGGCCGCTATGCGGGAGGCGGGGACAGCGCTTCCGGACCAG TATCAAGAAGATGCATCCGACGTGAAGGACATGTCTAGATACAAGCCTCACATTCTGCTGTCTCAAGAGAACACACAGATTAGAGATTTGCAGCAGGAAAACAGAG agCTGTGGGTTTCTTTGGAGGAACATCAGGATGCTTTGGAACTCATCATGAGCAAATACCGGAAACAGATGTTACAATTAATGGTTGCAAAAAAAGCAGTGGATGCTGAACCAGTTCTGAAAGCTCATCAGTCTCACTCTGCA GAAATTGAAAGTCAGATTGATAGAATCTGTGAGATGGGAGAAGTGatgaggaaagcagttcaggtgGATGATGATCAGTTTTGTAAAATTCAGGAAAAACTAGCACAATTGGAG cttgaaaataaagaacttcGAGAATTATTGTCCATCAGCAGTGAATCTCTTCAGGTCAGAAAGGAAAACTCAGTGGACACTGCTTCCCAACCCATCAAATAA